The following nucleotide sequence is from Micromonospora sp. WMMD1120.
TCGAGGTCCAGGGTGACGCCGACGGCGCCGCGCTCGTCTCCGGTCGGCTGCTCGCCGAGATCACCAAGGCGTTGCCGGCCAAGCCCGTCGACATCGCCGCGGTCGGCGCCCACCTCGAGCTGGTCTGCGGCAGCGCGCGGTTCACCCTGCCGACGATGCCGGTGGAGGACTACCCGGCGCTGCCCGAGATGCCACAGAGCGCCGGCACCGTGGACGCCGCCGCCTTCGCCACAGCGGTGTCCCAGGTGGCCGTCGCGGCCGGTCGCGACGAGACGCTGCCGATGATGACCGGTGTCCGGGTCGAGCTGTCCGGCGAGACGCTGTCGATGCTCGCCACCGACCGCTACCGGCTGGCCCTGCGCGAGATCCAGTGGCGGCCGGACGACCCCGAGGTGAGCATCAACGCCCTGGTGCCGGCCCGCACCCTGAACGACACCGCCAAGGCCCTCGGCCCGCTGGGTGGTGAGGTCACCCTGGCCCTCGCCCAGGGCGCCGCGGGTGAGGGGATGGTCGGCCTCGCCGGCGGCACCCGACGCACCACCAGTCGACTGCTGGACGGCGCCAACTACCCGCCGGTGCGCTCGCTCTTCCCCGCCACCCACAACGCCGAGGCCCGGGTGGCGGTCAGCACGCTGATCGAGGTGGTCAAGCGGGTCGCGTTGGTCGCCGAGCGGACCACCCCGGTGCTGCTCAGCTTCAGCGCCGACGGCCTGGTGGTCGAGGCCGGAGGCTCCGAGGAGGCCCGAGCCAGCGAGGCCATGGAGGCCACCTTCACCGGAGACGCGCTGACCATCGGCTTCAACCCGCAGTACCTGATCGACGGTCTGGCCAACCTGGGGTCCCAGACGGCCGTGCTGTCGTTCGTTGACGCGTTCAAGCCCGCGGTGATCTCACCCGCTGGTGAGGATGGAGAGGTGATTCCGGGGTACCGGTACCTCATCATGCCGATCCGCGTCTCGCGCTGAT
It contains:
- the dnaN gene encoding DNA polymerase III subunit beta; this translates as MKFRVERDALAEAVAWTAKSLPNRPSVPVLAGVMLRVTDGNLRVSGFDYEVSSQVTVEVQGDADGAALVSGRLLAEITKALPAKPVDIAAVGAHLELVCGSARFTLPTMPVEDYPALPEMPQSAGTVDAAAFATAVSQVAVAAGRDETLPMMTGVRVELSGETLSMLATDRYRLALREIQWRPDDPEVSINALVPARTLNDTAKALGPLGGEVTLALAQGAAGEGMVGLAGGTRRTTSRLLDGANYPPVRSLFPATHNAEARVAVSTLIEVVKRVALVAERTTPVLLSFSADGLVVEAGGSEEARASEAMEATFTGDALTIGFNPQYLIDGLANLGSQTAVLSFVDAFKPAVISPAGEDGEVIPGYRYLIMPIRVSR